In a single window of the Acidobacteriota bacterium genome:
- the ettA gene encoding energy-dependent translational throttle protein EttA — MTEPNKIIFSMVKVSKFYDKKPVLKDIYLSFFYGAKIGVLGLNGAGKSSLLRIIAGTDKEFNGEVVFSKGYSVGYLEQEPKLDESKTVQQIVEETVQSTVDLLKEYEEINAKFAEPMDDDAMNALIERQGEVQEKLDAADAWDLDSRLEMAMDALRCPPPDTPIKNLSGGEKRRVALCRLLLQKPDILLLDEPTNHLDAETVAWLEQHLQRYEGTIIAVTHDRYFLDNIAGWILELDRGEGIPFKGNYSSWLEQKQARLAQEQKSEDKRAKTLERELEWIRMSPKGRHAKSKARINDYEKLVATESEKRSEELEIFIPPGERLGDTVIEAHGVSKAYGDKLLFENLEFSLPPGGIVGVIGPNGAGKTTLFRLITGQDQPDSGTFKVGPTVKLGYVDQSRDSLADDKTVWDEISDGLDIIQLGKREVNSRAYVSRFNFSGSDQQKRVGQLSGGERNRVHLAKMLKSGANVILLDEPTNDLDVNTMRALEEALENFAGCAVVISHDRWFLDRIATHILAFEGDSHVEYFDGNYSEYEADRKRRLGHDADQPHRIKYRSLTRA; from the coding sequence ATGACCGAACCGAACAAGATCATCTTTTCGATGGTCAAAGTATCAAAGTTTTACGACAAAAAGCCCGTTCTGAAGGACATTTATCTGTCTTTCTTCTACGGTGCAAAGATCGGCGTTTTGGGCCTGAACGGTGCAGGCAAATCGAGCCTGCTGCGGATCATCGCCGGCACTGACAAGGAGTTCAACGGCGAGGTCGTTTTTTCAAAAGGCTATTCGGTCGGCTATCTCGAACAGGAGCCAAAGCTCGACGAATCGAAGACCGTCCAGCAGATCGTTGAAGAGACCGTTCAATCGACCGTCGATCTGCTGAAGGAATACGAGGAAATTAACGCGAAATTTGCCGAGCCGATGGACGACGACGCGATGAACGCGCTGATCGAACGCCAGGGCGAGGTTCAGGAAAAGCTCGACGCGGCGGATGCTTGGGACCTAGATTCGCGGCTCGAGATGGCGATGGACGCGCTTCGATGTCCGCCGCCGGATACGCCGATCAAGAACCTTTCGGGCGGTGAAAAACGCCGTGTCGCTCTGTGCCGTCTGCTGCTGCAAAAGCCCGACATCCTGTTGCTCGACGAGCCGACGAACCACCTCGACGCCGAGACGGTCGCGTGGCTCGAACAGCACCTGCAGCGTTACGAAGGCACGATCATCGCCGTAACGCACGACCGCTATTTCCTCGACAATATCGCCGGCTGGATACTCGAACTTGACCGAGGCGAAGGCATCCCGTTCAAGGGAAATTACTCGTCCTGGCTCGAACAGAAACAGGCACGGCTCGCTCAGGAACAGAAGTCTGAGGACAAGCGTGCCAAGACGCTCGAACGCGAGCTCGAATGGATCCGTATGTCGCCGAAAGGGCGTCATGCGAAATCGAAAGCGCGCATTAACGACTACGAAAAGCTCGTCGCGACCGAATCCGAAAAACGCAGCGAGGAGCTCGAGATCTTCATTCCGCCCGGCGAACGTTTGGGCGATACGGTCATCGAGGCGCACGGCGTTTCGAAAGCATACGGCGACAAACTGCTTTTCGAGAACCTCGAATTCTCGCTGCCGCCGGGCGGCATCGTCGGCGTGATCGGCCCCAACGGCGCCGGCAAGACGACGCTGTTTCGGCTCATCACGGGACAAGACCAGCCCGACAGCGGCACGTTCAAGGTCGGACCGACCGTGAAGCTCGGCTACGTCGATCAGTCGCGTGATTCGCTTGCGGACGATAAGACAGTTTGGGACGAGATATCTGACGGGCTCGATATCATTCAGCTCGGCAAGCGCGAGGTGAATTCGCGGGCGTATGTTTCGCGGTTCAATTTTTCAGGCTCTGATCAGCAAAAGCGCGTCGGCCAGCTTTCGGGCGGCGAACGCAACCGCGTGCATCTCGCCAAGATGCTGAAATCGGGTGCCAACGTCATTCTGCTCGACGAGCCGACGAACGATCTGGACGTGAACACGATGCGTGCGCTCGAAGAGGCTCTGGAGAACTTCGCGGGCTGCGCCGTCGTAATATCACACGACCGCTGGTTCCTCGACCGCATCGCGACGCACATCTTGGCGTTCGAGGGCGACAGCCATGTTGAATATTTTGACGGCAATTACAGCGAGTACGAGGCCGATCGCAAACGCCGTCTCGGCCACGACGCGGATCAGCCGCACCGCATCAAATACCGAAGTTTGACGCGTGCGTAG
- the xerD gene encoding site-specific tyrosine recombinase XerD, with protein MRDLIREYITYARVEKGLAANSLNAYEADLRRFERWAEDCGIALTAMTRVDLREWLMDLAARGLAVNSRRRMISSVRRFYAFLLAEEHITADPADDLTSPQQGVHLPKFLNTTEIEMLFAVPDVSTLSGLRDRAILELMYACGLRVSEVVDLRIQDIDIDGGILTATGKGSKTRKIPVGTSAAEWVKSYLAARRKAGNNSVDVSPQLFVSERGAPLTRQHIYLMISEYAEKCGLEGVSPHTLRHSFATHLVQNRADIRSVQQMLGHADISTTQIYTHITGAHLKKAYEDFHPRSKKS; from the coding sequence ATGCGCGACCTTATCCGCGAATACATCACATACGCCCGCGTTGAAAAGGGCCTCGCCGCGAATTCGCTCAACGCCTACGAGGCGGATCTGCGGCGGTTCGAGCGTTGGGCGGAAGATTGCGGCATCGCTCTGACGGCGATGACGCGCGTTGACCTGCGCGAATGGCTCATGGACCTGGCGGCGAGAGGTTTGGCGGTGAATTCGCGTCGGCGAATGATCAGCAGCGTTCGGCGTTTTTATGCTTTTCTGCTTGCCGAGGAGCATATCACTGCCGATCCCGCAGACGACCTTACCTCGCCGCAGCAGGGCGTTCATCTGCCGAAATTCCTAAACACGACTGAGATCGAAATGCTGTTCGCTGTGCCGGACGTTTCGACTCTTTCAGGCCTGCGCGATCGTGCCATTCTTGAGCTGATGTATGCCTGCGGCCTGCGTGTTTCTGAGGTGGTCGATCTGCGAATCCAAGATATCGACATAGACGGCGGCATTTTGACCGCAACGGGAAAAGGCTCGAAAACACGCAAAATTCCCGTCGGCACGTCCGCCGCCGAATGGGTGAAAAGCTATCTCGCGGCACGGCGAAAGGCCGGCAACAACAGCGTTGACGTCAGTCCGCAGCTTTTCGTTTCAGAACGTGGAGCACCGCTGACGCGCCAGCATATCTATCTGATGATCAGCGAATACGCTGAAAAATGCGGGCTCGAAGGCGTTTCGCCGCACACGCTGCGGCATTCTTTCGCGACGCATCTCGTCCAAAACCGCGCCGACATACGCAGCGTCCAACAGATGCTCGGCCACGCCGACATTTCCACCACGCAGATCTACACGCACATCACCGGCGCACACCTGAAAAAGGCATACGAGGATTTTCATCCGCGCTCGAAGAAGTCATAG